One genomic segment of Paenibacillus sp. FSL H8-0332 includes these proteins:
- a CDS encoding glycoside hydrolase family 125 protein: MNLPASITTYLNEADERLAHHPKLQQLFRNCFPNTLETTTKLLEDGTTFVFTGDIPAMWLRDSTEQVRHYIPFAKNDPELQRILRGLIARQMFYVNIDPYTNAFNETASDKHYRDTDDCNLNPWMWERKYELDSLCFVVQLAYMYWKEAEQTDIFDAACYQALTSIVNTIETEQHHGEKSPYHFIRQTLQDTETLHNNGRGMPVNYTGMSWSGFRPSDDSCEFGYNIPSNMFAVVILGYIGEMASEVYQDERLAARAAKLRKEIDFGIRTYGIVTHPKYGRIYAYETDGYGNYSLMDDAGTPGLISIPYIGYVGVEDEIYQNTRRFALSFDNPFYFEGKHAKGIGSPHTPGGYVWHMALSMQALTADNDEEIKELIDMLIRTDADTGYMHEGFHPDNPADFSREWFAWSNSLFATLIGKAMDKGLV, from the coding sequence ATGAACCTGCCAGCTTCCATTACCACCTATCTGAATGAGGCCGATGAACGGCTTGCCCACCACCCGAAACTGCAGCAGTTGTTCCGCAACTGCTTCCCGAACACGCTGGAGACCACGACCAAGCTGCTGGAAGACGGCACGACCTTCGTGTTCACTGGCGATATCCCGGCCATGTGGCTGCGCGATTCGACGGAGCAGGTGCGGCACTATATTCCTTTTGCCAAAAACGACCCTGAATTGCAGCGGATTCTCCGCGGCCTGATTGCCCGCCAGATGTTCTATGTGAATATTGATCCGTACACCAATGCCTTCAACGAGACGGCAAGCGACAAGCATTACCGCGATACGGACGACTGTAACTTGAACCCGTGGATGTGGGAGCGCAAATATGAGCTGGACTCCCTCTGCTTCGTCGTTCAACTGGCTTATATGTACTGGAAGGAAGCGGAGCAGACCGATATCTTCGATGCCGCCTGCTACCAGGCGCTGACCTCCATCGTGAACACGATCGAGACCGAGCAGCATCACGGGGAGAAGTCTCCTTACCATTTCATCCGCCAGACGCTTCAGGATACGGAGACACTGCATAATAACGGACGCGGAATGCCGGTCAACTACACCGGGATGAGCTGGTCGGGCTTCCGCCCGAGCGATGACAGCTGCGAATTCGGCTACAATATTCCCTCGAATATGTTCGCTGTGGTGATTCTGGGGTATATCGGCGAGATGGCAAGCGAGGTCTACCAGGATGAGCGGCTGGCGGCGAGAGCGGCGAAGCTGCGCAAGGAGATCGACTTCGGTATCCGCACCTACGGCATCGTGACCCATCCGAAATACGGCAGAATCTATGCCTATGAGACGGACGGCTACGGCAATTACTCGCTGATGGACGATGCCGGAACTCCGGGGCTGATCTCCATTCCTTACATTGGTTATGTGGGCGTGGAGGATGAGATCTATCAGAACACCCGCCGGTTCGCCCTCAGCTTCGACAACCCGTTCTACTTCGAGGGCAAGCACGCCAAGGGCATCGGTAGTCCGCACACTCCGGGCGGTTACGTCTGGCATATGGCGCTGTCCATGCAGGCGCTGACGGCGGATAACGATGAGGAAATCAAAGAGCTGATCGATATGCTGATCCGCACCGATGCCGATACCGGCTACATGCACGAAGGCTTCCACCCGGATAACCCAGCCGACTTCTCGCGCGAGTGGTTCGCCTGGTCCAACAGCCTGTTCGCTACGCTGATCGGCAAGGCGATGGATAAGGGGCTGGTCTAG
- a CDS encoding extracellular solute-binding protein — MQITRKPWKILLSSAVILGLLAGCGSSNEGTANKSTGEATVNKEGFPIVSEPVTLTLMAPDVGIQNWENMPVLQQMKEKTGITMEYKNAPKDSFETKKNLVFASGDYPDIFYAAGLTTAEQMNYGEQGILIPLEDLIEEYAPNFKALLAENPDVRKSITAPDGHIYSLPVVEMSQHWYRNPMWYNGDFLKALNIDKLPETTEELYTYLKRVKEEDPNGNGTADEIPISSVTTTAANLRDIRTWLLGAFGVYEEEIYVDDADKVHYTPLEEGYKEYLTYMNRLWSEELLDHESFSQTAEQKKAKAQNNRVALFSDWHAYMTKGGEPSTADPMFAPVRSESVAAPAIAKNRGITTGAFAITNSNPAPEASLRWVDYLYSYEGALFFNKGPEGTLWEYTDKDNRVKQYLPVPDGKEMEDFRATLTPNYGIPAPTLSMDDINKGLKTDFDLWVEQETKQKLLDRGARIPFPALFLTVEEQTEISSLNSDLSTYVKQMEAKFITGAEPLTGWDNYVATVKKMGGERVAEINQAAYDRWKTN, encoded by the coding sequence ATGCAGATCACACGTAAACCATGGAAGATTCTGCTGTCTTCGGCTGTAATTCTTGGACTGCTGGCAGGCTGCGGGAGCTCTAATGAAGGCACCGCGAATAAGAGTACCGGGGAGGCCACGGTGAACAAGGAGGGCTTCCCGATTGTTAGCGAACCCGTAACCCTGACGCTGATGGCGCCGGATGTGGGCATTCAGAACTGGGAGAACATGCCGGTGCTCCAGCAGATGAAGGAGAAGACCGGTATTACGATGGAATATAAAAATGCGCCGAAGGACAGCTTCGAGACCAAAAAGAATCTGGTGTTCGCCAGCGGCGATTACCCGGATATCTTCTATGCGGCCGGTCTGACGACGGCCGAGCAGATGAATTACGGAGAACAGGGGATTCTGATCCCCCTTGAAGACCTGATCGAAGAGTATGCCCCGAACTTCAAGGCGCTGCTTGCGGAGAACCCGGATGTCCGCAAGTCGATCACAGCCCCGGACGGTCATATCTACTCCCTGCCGGTGGTGGAAATGAGCCAGCACTGGTACCGCAACCCCATGTGGTATAACGGGGACTTCCTGAAGGCCCTGAACATCGATAAACTGCCTGAAACGACAGAGGAGCTGTACACCTACCTGAAGCGGGTGAAGGAGGAAGATCCGAACGGCAACGGAACCGCCGATGAAATTCCGATCTCTTCGGTGACGACAACGGCCGCGAACCTGCGTGATATCCGCACCTGGCTGCTGGGCGCCTTCGGCGTCTATGAAGAAGAGATCTATGTAGACGATGCAGACAAGGTACACTATACCCCGCTTGAAGAGGGCTATAAGGAGTACCTGACGTATATGAACCGCCTGTGGTCCGAGGAGCTGCTGGATCATGAGAGCTTCTCGCAGACGGCGGAGCAGAAGAAGGCCAAGGCGCAGAATAACCGCGTGGCGCTCTTTTCCGACTGGCATGCCTATATGACCAAGGGCGGGGAGCCGTCCACGGCAGATCCGATGTTCGCTCCTGTACGCAGTGAATCGGTGGCCGCTCCGGCGATTGCCAAGAACAGAGGGATTACGACAGGCGCTTTTGCCATTACGAACAGCAATCCTGCACCGGAAGCCTCGCTCCGCTGGGTAGATTACCTCTATTCCTATGAAGGAGCTCTGTTCTTCAATAAAGGACCGGAGGGAACGCTCTGGGAGTACACCGACAAAGACAACCGTGTGAAGCAATACCTGCCTGTACCTGACGGCAAGGAAATGGAAGATTTCCGGGCCACCTTAACGCCGAATTACGGTATTCCTGCACCAACCCTGTCCATGGATGACATCAATAAGGGGCTGAAGACGGACTTTGACCTCTGGGTCGAGCAGGAGACCAAGCAGAAGTTGCTGGATCGGGGCGCACGGATTCCGTTCCCGGCCCTGTTCCTAACGGTGGAAGAGCAGACCGAGATCAGCAGCCTGAATTCGGATCTCAGCACGTATGTGAAGCAGATGGAAGCGAAGTTCATTACCGGAGCCGAACCGCTTACCGGCTGGGATAACTATGTGGCGACGGTCAAGAAGATGGGCGGAGAGCGTGTAGCTGAGATTAATCAGGCTGCGTATGACCGCTGGAAAACCAACTAA
- a CDS encoding alpha-mannosidase: protein MTRTTAHLISHTHWDREWYMPYERHHVLLAKLMNELLETLEQDTRYRYFHLDGQTIIIEDYLQVHPERREQLERFIREGRIVIGPWYVLQDEFLTSSEANVRNLLIGHQDAAKYGVISKLGYFPDSFGNIGQAPQLLQQADIGTAVFGRGVKPTGFDNMVGELNSTSYESPYSEMYWESPDGSSVLGLLFANWYSNGNEVPVDAGEAKVFWDKKIADAGKYASTPELLFMNGCDHQPVQRDLADALETARKLYPDTDFVHSSFEEYLKALAPSLPEDLVTVHGELRSQHTDGWGTLVNTASARVYLKQLNQQGQTLLEKGAEPLAALAYLVSGQAYPHALLTYAWKTLMQNHPHDSICGCSVDEVHREMISRFEKSRHVGEAIIEESLKAVSAQIGTRNVAAWGESVLPVTVFNTTGWERSGTVSVELIFAKRYFKEGPNPTAIGEALDQLPLDLEGGRLVDSEGQIVACRAEDLGSRFGYELPDDQFRKPYMARMVRLTFEAAQVPPLGYSTYAWVKPAGGYAGAAAEGPLKLLERGMENEFLAVRIHEDGSYDVTDKRTSRVFAGLGVYENCGDIGNEYVFRQPEGDAALTTKGLAARISLAEHEPYRITYEIVHEWAIPASADASFEDEKRRMVPFRQRKAGRSAEQAPLRIVTRISLEAGGRGVQVSASFNNQAKDHRLRVLVPTGLAASTLRADSIFEAAEREIEPAPDWINPSNAQHQQAYVSVSDGSAGLLVANKGLNEYEVLRDGSTTIADTLLRSVSELGDWGVFPTPEAQCLGEQTVEFAVRPFAGDADWTEACAWAYQYQVPWFTVQTGWQEGSLPAVYQPLEWQGRTLALSAFKMSADHEDIILRWYNLAGAEQELALTPHFPVEAVHASDILERRKHQEVLDEGILRSSIGKAQIVTYALQIAQP from the coding sequence ATGACCCGTACAACTGCCCACCTGATTTCACACACCCATTGGGACCGGGAATGGTATATGCCTTACGAGCGTCACCATGTGCTGCTGGCGAAGCTAATGAACGAACTCCTTGAGACGCTGGAGCAGGACACGCGCTACCGGTACTTCCACCTGGACGGACAGACCATTATTATTGAAGATTATCTGCAGGTTCATCCTGAGCGGAGAGAGCAGCTGGAGCGGTTCATCCGCGAAGGCCGGATTGTCATCGGCCCCTGGTATGTGCTCCAGGATGAATTCCTGACCAGCTCCGAGGCCAATGTGCGCAATCTGCTGATCGGCCATCAGGACGCGGCGAAATATGGCGTCATCTCGAAGCTCGGCTACTTCCCCGATTCCTTCGGCAATATAGGCCAAGCCCCCCAGCTTCTCCAGCAGGCTGATATCGGGACTGCGGTGTTCGGCCGCGGTGTGAAGCCGACGGGCTTCGATAATATGGTCGGCGAACTGAACAGCACCAGCTATGAGTCGCCCTACTCCGAGATGTACTGGGAATCCCCCGACGGCTCGTCCGTGCTTGGACTGCTGTTTGCGAACTGGTACAGCAACGGCAATGAGGTGCCCGTAGATGCAGGGGAAGCCAAGGTTTTCTGGGACAAAAAAATCGCGGATGCCGGCAAATACGCCTCCACCCCGGAACTGCTGTTCATGAACGGCTGTGATCATCAGCCGGTGCAGCGTGATCTCGCGGATGCGCTGGAGACAGCCCGGAAGCTGTACCCGGACACGGACTTCGTCCACTCCAGCTTCGAGGAATACCTGAAGGCGCTGGCGCCTTCGCTGCCCGAGGATCTGGTTACCGTGCACGGCGAGCTGCGCAGCCAGCATACGGACGGCTGGGGGACGCTGGTGAATACTGCTTCCGCCCGCGTCTACCTGAAGCAGCTCAACCAGCAGGGCCAGACACTGCTGGAGAAGGGCGCAGAGCCGCTGGCCGCACTGGCTTATCTGGTCAGCGGACAGGCCTACCCCCATGCCCTGCTGACCTACGCCTGGAAGACGCTGATGCAGAATCACCCGCATGACAGCATCTGCGGCTGCAGCGTAGATGAGGTCCACCGCGAGATGATCAGCCGCTTCGAGAAAAGCCGCCATGTAGGCGAAGCTATTATTGAAGAGAGTCTGAAGGCGGTATCCGCACAGATCGGAACCCGGAATGTAGCCGCCTGGGGCGAATCTGTGCTGCCGGTGACGGTCTTCAATACTACCGGCTGGGAACGCAGCGGAACAGTAAGCGTGGAGCTCATCTTCGCCAAGCGTTATTTCAAGGAAGGGCCGAACCCTACCGCCATTGGCGAAGCGCTGGATCAGCTTCCGCTTGACCTGGAGGGCGGTCGGCTAGTGGACTCCGAAGGGCAGATCGTAGCTTGCCGGGCGGAGGATCTGGGCAGCCGGTTCGGCTACGAGCTGCCGGACGACCAGTTCCGCAAGCCTTATATGGCCCGGATGGTCCGGCTGACCTTCGAGGCTGCGCAGGTGCCGCCGTTAGGCTACAGCACCTACGCCTGGGTGAAGCCAGCGGGTGGGTACGCCGGGGCTGCTGCCGAGGGTCCGCTTAAGCTGCTGGAACGGGGGATGGAGAATGAATTCCTGGCTGTCCGCATCCATGAGGATGGCTCTTATGATGTAACGGATAAGCGGACCAGCAGGGTCTTCGCAGGACTCGGCGTCTATGAGAACTGCGGCGATATCGGCAATGAATATGTGTTCCGCCAGCCGGAGGGCGATGCTGCACTGACGACCAAGGGCCTTGCCGCCCGGATCTCGCTGGCTGAGCATGAGCCTTACCGCATCACCTATGAAATCGTGCATGAATGGGCTATTCCCGCTTCCGCCGATGCTTCGTTCGAGGACGAGAAGCGCAGAATGGTGCCCTTCCGGCAGCGCAAGGCCGGACGTTCTGCGGAGCAGGCTCCACTGCGGATTGTAACCCGGATCAGCCTGGAGGCCGGCGGGAGAGGCGTTCAGGTTTCTGCCTCGTTCAATAATCAGGCCAAGGACCACCGGCTGCGCGTGCTTGTCCCTACCGGGCTGGCGGCGTCCACCCTGCGGGCCGACTCCATCTTCGAAGCCGCTGAACGCGAGATTGAGCCAGCACCGGACTGGATCAACCCGAGCAATGCCCAGCACCAGCAGGCTTACGTCAGCGTGTCGGACGGCAGCGCCGGCCTGCTGGTAGCCAACAAGGGGCTGAATGAATATGAGGTGCTGCGGGACGGCAGCACTACCATTGCTGACACCCTGCTGCGCAGCGTGTCAGAGCTGGGTGACTGGGGCGTGTTCCCTACACCGGAAGCTCAGTGCCTCGGTGAGCAGACTGTTGAATTCGCGGTCCGTCCCTTCGCCGGGGATGCGGACTGGACGGAAGCCTGTGCGTGGGCCTACCAGTACCAGGTGCCTTGGTTCACCGTTCAGACCGGCTGGCAGGAGGGTTCCCTCCCTGCGGTCTATCAGCCGCTGGAGTGGCAGGGCCGCACCCTGGCGCTGTCCGCCTTCAAAATGTCCGCAGACCATGAGGACATCATTCTGCGCTGGTACAATCTGGCGGGAGCGGAGCAGGAGCTCGCGTTGACGCCGCATTTTCCGGTGGAGGCTGTACATGCCAGTGATATTCTGGAACGGCGGAAGCACCAGGAAGTCTTAGATGAAGGAATACTCCGCAGCTCCATCGGCAAAGCCCAAATTGTCACCTATGCTCTGCAAATAGCACAACCCTAA
- the deoC gene encoding deoxyribose-phosphate aldolase — protein sequence MSETTISGIIDHTLLKADARKDDIIKLAEEAKAYKFASVCVNPAWVATAHAVLKDTPEVKVCTVIGFPLGASTPEAKAFETKDAIANGAGEVDMVINIGALKDGNDELVKRDMVAVVEAARGKALTKVIIEACLLTEEEKVRACKLAVEAGADFVKTSTGFSTGGATKEDIALMRATVGPEIGVKASGGVRSAEDALVMIGAGASRIGTSGGVAIAKGEQSQSGY from the coding sequence ATGAGTGAAACTACAATATCCGGGATTATTGATCATACGCTGCTGAAGGCGGATGCCCGGAAAGACGATATTATCAAGCTTGCCGAAGAGGCCAAAGCCTATAAATTCGCCTCTGTGTGCGTGAATCCGGCTTGGGTGGCCACGGCGCATGCCGTACTGAAGGATACACCGGAAGTGAAGGTATGTACAGTAATCGGCTTCCCGCTGGGGGCATCGACTCCTGAGGCTAAGGCTTTTGAGACGAAGGATGCCATTGCGAACGGTGCCGGTGAGGTGGATATGGTCATCAATATCGGCGCACTGAAGGACGGCAATGACGAGCTGGTGAAGCGCGATATGGTTGCTGTAGTTGAAGCCGCGCGCGGCAAAGCGCTGACCAAGGTTATTATTGAAGCCTGCCTGCTGACTGAAGAGGAGAAGGTCCGTGCCTGCAAGCTTGCTGTAGAAGCGGGCGCAGACTTCGTGAAGACCTCAACCGGCTTCTCGACCGGCGGGGCAACGAAGGAAGATATCGCCCTGATGCGGGCAACGGTCGGCCCTGAGATCGGCGTGAAGGCCTCCGGCGGTGTACGCAGCGCGGAAGACGCGCTCGTAATGATCGGCGCAGGCGCCAGCCGGATCGGAACCAGCGGCGGCGTAGCCATTGCCAAGGGCGAGCAGAGCCAGAGCGGCTACTAA
- a CDS encoding carbohydrate ABC transporter permease, which yields MITAMKESRGDKLFLISTYIYLCLALVVVLYPLIYILSASISSPQDVNSGAMWLFPKNVTLDGYKLVFENPKIWNGYLNTIIYTAVGTLLNLAVTLPAAYALSRSDFVGRQLFMGLILFTMFFSGGLVPTYLLVKNLGLINSMGALILPVAASVWNIVVARTFFQSTIPKELQEAAHIDGCTNLKLFIRIILPLSAPIIAVMALFYGVGHWNSYFPSLIYLNDEAKYPLQMVLRQILVLQEMSAETTGAAINGEVAMAMNNKAETASLVKYGVIVVSTLPIVAVYPFLQRYFVQGVMIGSVKG from the coding sequence TTGATTACTGCCATGAAAGAATCCAGGGGAGATAAGCTGTTTCTGATCAGCACCTACATCTATCTGTGCCTTGCGCTGGTAGTGGTCCTCTATCCGCTGATCTACATCCTCAGCGCGTCCATCAGTTCGCCGCAGGATGTCAATTCGGGCGCCATGTGGCTGTTCCCGAAGAATGTGACGCTGGACGGCTACAAGCTGGTGTTCGAGAACCCGAAGATTTGGAACGGATATCTCAATACCATCATCTACACAGCGGTGGGCACTCTGCTTAATCTGGCGGTTACGCTGCCTGCTGCATATGCGCTGAGCCGGTCTGATTTTGTCGGACGCCAGCTGTTCATGGGCCTCATTCTATTCACAATGTTCTTCAGCGGCGGGCTGGTGCCGACGTATCTGCTGGTTAAGAACCTGGGCCTCATTAACAGCATGGGAGCGTTGATTCTGCCGGTGGCTGCATCGGTGTGGAACATCGTGGTCGCCCGCACCTTTTTCCAGTCCACGATTCCAAAAGAATTACAGGAAGCGGCCCACATCGACGGCTGTACGAATCTGAAGCTGTTTATCCGCATTATCCTGCCGCTGTCCGCGCCGATTATCGCCGTGATGGCCCTGTTCTACGGGGTTGGACACTGGAACAGCTATTTCCCGTCCCTGATCTACTTGAACGATGAAGCCAAGTATCCGCTGCAGATGGTGCTGCGCCAGATCCTGGTCCTGCAGGAAATGTCGGCTGAGACCACAGGCGCTGCGATCAACGGCGAGGTAGCTATGGCCATGAATAATAAGGCAGAAACAGCATCGCTGGTCAAATATGGCGTCATCGTCGTCTCGACACTGCCGATTGTGGCGGTCTACCCGTTCCTGCAGCGTTATTTTGTCCAAGGGGTCATGATTGGCTCTGTGAAAGGTTAA
- a CDS encoding glycoside hydrolase family 3 N-terminal domain-containing protein: MIYKDKARPVEDRVQDLLQRMTLGEKAGQLVQPFGWQCYEKQADGTTGMTEAFKRQVAAGGVGSLYGTLRADPWTGVTLKTGLSPKEGAEAVNAIQAYAMKESRLGIPILFGEECSHGHMAIGATVFPVPLALGSMWNPELYREMCRVVALETRSQGGAATYSPVLDVVRDPRWGRTEETFGEDPFLIAAMGVEAVKGLQGERLDAEDSVLATLKHFAAYGSSEGGRNSAPVHMGLRELHEVDLLPFRKAVEAGALSIMTAYNEIDGVPCTTNRYLLQDVLREQWGFEGFVITDCGALGMLTNGHNTADSGETAVAQALLAGIDMEMSGEMFEQHIAAAITHGRLQESDLDRAAARILELKFKLGLFDRPYADPEQAESIIGKPEHRELARRIARESIIMLKNENAALPLSKEIRKLAVIGPNADAPYNQLGDYTSPQPAGAIVTVLDGIRQALGGEADKVLYAPGCRIKGDSREGFDHALACAAEADAVVLAIGGSSARDFGEGTIDLLTGASVVTEHSWSDMECGEGIDRATLNLMGVQLELAQEIHKLGKPLIVVYINGRPIAEPWIVEHADAILEAWYPGQEGGHAIADILFGEVNPSGRLTISIPKHVGQLPVYYYKRRTRGKRYLETDFHAEYPFGYGLSFTEFNYSNLKVEPPVISADEEALVSVDVTNRGDRAGSEVVQLYISDLASSITRPEKQLKGFRKISLQPGDTQTVTFRVGREELEYVSADLTRIVEPGEFAVMAGPHSAEYLSAPLQVREEG, from the coding sequence ATGATCTATAAGGATAAAGCACGGCCTGTGGAAGATCGGGTGCAGGACCTGCTGCAGCGCATGACACTTGGAGAGAAGGCTGGACAATTAGTCCAGCCTTTCGGCTGGCAGTGCTATGAGAAGCAAGCGGACGGAACCACAGGCATGACCGAGGCCTTCAAGCGCCAGGTTGCTGCTGGAGGCGTAGGCTCCCTGTATGGGACGCTGCGTGCCGACCCGTGGACCGGGGTCACGCTGAAGACCGGCCTGTCCCCGAAGGAGGGGGCGGAGGCCGTTAATGCCATTCAGGCTTATGCGATGAAGGAGAGCCGGCTTGGTATTCCTATTCTGTTCGGGGAAGAATGCTCGCACGGACACATGGCGATAGGCGCCACTGTATTTCCGGTTCCGCTTGCGCTGGGCAGCATGTGGAACCCGGAGCTGTACCGGGAGATGTGCCGGGTGGTGGCGCTTGAGACCCGCAGCCAGGGCGGAGCAGCGACCTACTCGCCGGTGCTTGATGTGGTGCGTGATCCGCGTTGGGGCCGGACGGAGGAGACCTTCGGCGAAGATCCGTTCCTGATTGCGGCGATGGGCGTAGAAGCAGTGAAGGGCTTGCAGGGAGAACGGCTGGACGCGGAGGATTCCGTGCTGGCCACCTTGAAGCACTTCGCCGCCTATGGCAGCTCGGAGGGCGGGCGCAACTCCGCACCCGTGCATATGGGACTGCGCGAGCTGCATGAGGTCGATCTGCTGCCGTTCCGTAAGGCGGTGGAGGCCGGAGCGCTGTCCATTATGACAGCTTATAACGAGATTGACGGCGTACCTTGTACGACGAACCGTTATCTTTTGCAGGATGTATTGCGGGAGCAGTGGGGCTTCGAAGGGTTCGTGATCACGGACTGCGGAGCGCTGGGCATGCTGACGAATGGTCATAACACCGCAGATAGCGGAGAAACGGCTGTAGCCCAGGCACTGCTGGCCGGCATCGATATGGAGATGTCGGGCGAGATGTTCGAGCAGCATATCGCGGCTGCTATCACGCATGGGCGGCTGCAGGAATCCGATCTGGACCGCGCGGCAGCGCGGATTCTGGAGCTGAAGTTCAAGCTTGGGCTGTTCGACCGTCCCTATGCTGATCCTGAGCAGGCGGAGAGCATCATCGGCAAGCCGGAGCACCGGGAGCTGGCGCGGCGGATCGCCCGTGAGAGCATCATTATGCTGAAGAATGAGAATGCAGCGCTGCCGCTAAGCAAGGAGATCCGTAAGCTTGCCGTGATCGGTCCCAATGCGGATGCGCCGTACAACCAGCTTGGCGACTACACCTCGCCGCAGCCCGCAGGCGCGATTGTCACCGTGCTGGACGGCATCCGGCAGGCGCTGGGCGGCGAAGCGGATAAGGTCCTGTATGCACCCGGCTGCCGGATCAAGGGCGATTCGCGGGAAGGCTTCGACCATGCACTCGCCTGTGCGGCCGAAGCCGATGCGGTGGTGCTGGCGATCGGCGGCTCCAGCGCCAGAGACTTCGGTGAGGGAACGATTGATCTGCTCACCGGTGCTTCTGTTGTGACCGAGCATTCCTGGAGTGACATGGAATGCGGCGAAGGTATCGACCGGGCTACGCTGAATCTGATGGGCGTGCAACTGGAGCTGGCGCAAGAGATTCATAAGCTGGGCAAGCCGCTGATTGTGGTCTATATCAATGGCCGTCCAATTGCAGAGCCTTGGATTGTAGAACATGCTGACGCCATTCTGGAAGCGTGGTACCCGGGGCAGGAGGGCGGACATGCGATTGCCGATATCCTGTTCGGTGAGGTGAACCCTTCCGGGCGGCTGACGATCAGCATTCCGAAGCATGTAGGCCAGCTTCCCGTGTATTACTACAAGCGCCGGACAAGAGGCAAACGGTATCTGGAGACGGATTTCCACGCCGAATACCCCTTCGGCTATGGTCTTAGCTTCACTGAATTCAACTACAGTAACCTGAAGGTGGAGCCTCCTGTAATCTCTGCGGATGAAGAAGCGCTTGTCTCCGTGGATGTGACTAATAGAGGTGACCGGGCGGGCAGCGAGGTGGTCCAGCTCTATATTTCCGACTTGGCCTCTTCCATTACCCGGCCCGAGAAGCAGCTTAAGGGCTTCCGCAAGATCAGCCTTCAGCCCGGAGACACGCAGACGGTGACGTTCCGTGTAGGCCGGGAGGAGCTGGAATATGTATCAGCGGATCTGACGCGGATCGTCGAGCCGGGAGAATTCGCAGTGATGGCAGGCCCGCACTCCGCAGAGTATCTGAGCGCGCCGCTCCAGGTCAGAGAGGAGGGCTAA
- a CDS encoding ABC transporter permease subunit encodes MKGNKSLGKRIWQNWELYLFMLPALLYFFIFHYGPMYGIQIAFKNFVPSKGITGSDWVGFDHFERFFNSYFFWDLLWNTFSISFYELAIGFPLPIILALAFNEVRNGPFKKSVQTVTYAPHFISVVVMAGMIITFLSPSSGVIIRFIEFLGFQPAQFLTDPAWFKTVYVFLGVWQSTGWGTIIYLAALSGVDPQLHEAAIVDGASRIKRVLHINLPTIIPTITIMLILNMGNILGLGFEKILLLQNSLNMEASDVISTYVYRAGLVNAQYSFSTAVGLFNSVVNVILLVTVNRIAKRTSENSLW; translated from the coding sequence ATGAAGGGGAACAAGTCCCTTGGCAAAAGAATCTGGCAGAATTGGGAGCTCTATCTGTTCATGCTTCCCGCGTTACTGTATTTCTTCATCTTTCATTATGGTCCGATGTACGGCATTCAAATTGCCTTCAAGAACTTCGTACCCTCCAAAGGCATTACGGGCAGCGACTGGGTAGGCTTCGACCATTTCGAACGGTTCTTCAATTCTTATTTCTTCTGGGATCTGCTGTGGAACACGTTCAGCATCAGCTTCTATGAGCTTGCCATCGGGTTTCCGCTGCCGATCATTCTGGCCCTGGCCTTCAATGAGGTCCGCAACGGCCCGTTCAAGAAGTCGGTCCAGACGGTTACCTATGCGCCGCATTTCATTTCAGTGGTCGTCATGGCGGGGATGATTATTACCTTCCTGTCGCCCTCCAGCGGAGTGATTATCCGGTTCATTGAATTCCTGGGCTTCCAGCCGGCGCAATTTCTGACCGATCCTGCCTGGTTCAAGACGGTGTACGTCTTCTTGGGCGTCTGGCAGAGCACCGGGTGGGGGACGATCATCTATCTCGCGGCCCTGTCTGGCGTAGATCCCCAGCTGCATGAAGCGGCCATTGTGGATGGAGCCAGCCGGATCAAGCGGGTGCTGCATATCAACCTGCCGACCATTATACCCACGATTACGATCATGCTGATTCTGAACATGGGTAACATTTTGGGCCTGGGCTTCGAGAAAATCCTGCTGCTGCAGAATTCGCTCAACATGGAAGCCTCCGATGTCATATCCACCTATGTCTACCGGGCCGGTCTGGTGAACGCCCAATACAGCTTCTCGACGGCTGTCGGATTGTTCAACTCGGTCGTCAATGTAATACTGCTCGTTACCGTGAACCGGATTGCCAAACGCACCAGTGAGAACAGCCTCTGGTAG